GATGCTAGGTAAAATCATTTTATGGTTTATCGCCTAAAAGGCTTTCCGGCATAAAATGATTTTACCTAGCATCGTTTTTTTTAGCAAGAGTATTTTTTTTTAATTTTTAATTTTTAATTTTGGAGGTTTGAGTTTTAATTTTGGAGGTTTATTGTATTTGGAATATTTGTTTTTTTAAATTAATTTGAGCCGTCCCAGGGCATTCTAAAGAGCCTTTTGAGGGTAATTAAATAAGACGAACATCCTAAATTTTATATTGGAGGCAAACCTCGCTATCTAGAATAGACCCCGTGACGATGTTGATATCCGAACTATTTCCGCAAAAGAAGGCTTGCCCATGGAGCTCTTAACACAAATAATCAGCAACCGTGTCAGACCATTCCATAGAATATTACAACCGCTACACAAAGCAGATTGAAACAGAAGCCGTTTACGGGGAGCCATTCCTTAAATTTCTGTATAACAATCCCATCGGCCGGCTATGCCTGAAAGGCTTTGTACGGAGACATTTACCCTCTAATCTGTATGGAAAGTTGATGGATTCTCGCCTTAGCAAGCGAAAGATCCTTCCCTTTATTGAAAAATACAAAGTAGACACAACAGAATTTCAAAAAGCACCCGCTGAGTTCACCTGCTTTAACGACTTTTTTATCCGTAAACTAAAGCCAGAAGCACGCCCGATTAACGAAGACGCGCATGCGATTGTTTTCCCCGCTGATGGGCGCCATTACTGCATTCCAGACTTATCCTCTTATGACGGTATATTAGTAAAAGGAAACGTCCTGCCGTTAGTAGACCTCCTAGGCTCCTTACAGCTTGCGGAGACGTATTTATCCGGCTCCATGGTTATCTCTCGCCTTTGCCCAACAGATTACCACCGTTTTCATTTCCCGATAACAGGCCATGTATCGACACCTAAGCTTATTAACGGGTACCTCTATTCCGTCAACCCGATTGCGCTGCGAAAGAACATACATATTTTTGCTCAAAACAAACGCTTTGTCACAACGATTAAAGTCCCATCCGGGAAAGAAATCGTGATGATAGAAGTGGGTGCGACCTGCGTGGGCTCAGTTTCCCACACCTATACGCCGAATACACAATGCGTAAAAGGCGCTGAGAAAGGTTTCTTTAGCTTTGGAGGTTCGACCGTAATCACGGTTTTTCCAAAAGGCTCTATTGAGTTTGAAAACGATCTGTTAGAACAAAGCGCCCACAAGCGCGAAGTATTTGCAAAAATGGGTGATAAAATGGGTTCTTTTTTATTGAAAAATACAGAATAGTCCGATACAGTTTTCAACATCGCGCCTGGATGGTGGAATTGGCAGACACGCCAGACTTAGGATCTGGTACCGCAAGGTGTGTGGGTTCGACTCCCTCTCCAGGCACCACTTTTAAACCCGCTACAAAAAGGCGGGTTTTTTTAGTTAGTAATATGATGCTTGAGGCTGGATTTCTCTATCAAAGTATCGGCAATTTTACTGCCAATAGCCAATGAAGCGGTTGCGGCGGGAGAAGGCGCATTGCAAACATGAATACATCTGTTTTGAGAATGAATGCTAAAATCATCCAAGAGCTTGCCATCGCGCGCACAAGCTTGAGCACGAACGCCTGCACCGCCAGGAACGAGATCATTTGCCTGAATCTCCGGGATTAACCGCTGCAGTGCCTTTACGAAAGCTTGTTTAGAGAAAGAGCGGTAAAATTCGCCAAACCCTGTTTTCCAGTATTTTGCGGCAACTTTCAAAAAACCAGGCCAGGTTAAAGCATCGTAAGTGTCTTTTAATGAAAAACTGGTTCGGGTATATCCCTCACGCTTAAACGCAAAGACAGCGTTTGGCCCAGCCTCTATACCCCCACGCACCATACGAGTGAAATGTACTCCCAGGAAAGGAAAAGCGGGATCCGGCACCGGGTAAATCAAATTCTTTACCAAATACTGCTTTTCCGGCTTAAGCATATAGTATTCACCTCGAAACGGCGTAATACGTAGCGGGAGATCGGGTTCGGTCATCTTTGCAACACGGTCAGATTGTAGCCCCGCACAACTGATCAAATAAGCGCCTTCATAAGTACCCTTATCGGTGATAACTTCGACATGATCGTTATCCTCTAGAATAGAAATAACCTTGGTGTTTAAAAGAATCTGGCCGCCCAAGTATTGGATTTTCTCAGCATACTTTTGGCAAGTTTGCTTGAAATCAATAATACCGGTCTGAGGCACCCACAACCCTGTTATACCATTAACATGGGGTTCTCTTTCCTTAATCTGCTCCGAGTTTATCCGGTTGATACCGGTTAGGCCATTAGCATCGCCACGCCTATGGAGCTCCTCCAACGCGGGAATTTCATCTTCACGAGTAGCTACGATTACTTTTCCGCAAATTTCGTGGGCAATATCATTTTCACGAGCAAAATGCACCAGATCATCATAACCCTCCTTGCAATTCTGGGCTTTTAGACTTCCTGGCTTATAATAGATACCGGAATGAATAACGCCGCTATTATTACCCGTTTGATGTTTCGCCAAACCGTTTTCCTTTTCCAAAAGGAGCACTTTTAGAGAAGTATTTTTTTGTAATAAACGAAGAGCTGTGGCTAAGCCAACAATACCTCCGCCGACAACGATAACATCAAACTTTTTCATTATTTTCTTTGGCGCATTCAATAATATCAGAATAAACAGCTCAATCATATTAATATCTTTAATGATCCCACAAGCTTGAATTTTGGAGGCCGAGCCGGTATTAGATAATAAAAAAGCGCCAAACGAATCGCTTGGCGCTTTTTATGAAAATAGTATGAAAGATTTTTAGCCGTTTTCCTTACCTGACTCACGAAGACGTTTGTTTTCCTGTTGTTTGCGTAAGTAATCAACATGGCGGCCGAGCTCGCTCAAAAATTCTGCTATTTGCTCAAAAGACGCATCTACGTCTTTCAGGTCCTCTAGCATTTTTTCGAATATTTTTTCGAGTTCCGGGTCTGTTTTATCCATAACGATCTTCAATAACTGATTGAAGAAAGATGAATTTAAAATATCCGTGCGTAAAGCGGCATAAACGTCAGCGTTGCTTAAAAGCTCATCCCCCCCTACTTGATCTGAGTAATTAATAAGCGCCTGAGCCACCATAGTAGACTTCAACTTATCGCTTGTTTCGGACTGGTTATGACCGATGATAGCATCTAAATCATGATTGAGATCTCTGGCAGCCGTTGCCAACGTTGTTATATTTTGGTTTTTACGTTCCAGCTTACCGATAAAAGATTCCACAGGGTTATTCTGCTTATGGAGATCACAAATGTACAATAATGAGCAAGGTGACTTAGAATAGCCATCTATCAGTTTTTCTTGTTGTTCAAGAGAAGCACCTTTAACCTCTTCTAGCAATGCACCTATTATAGTGGAAGGACGAAGAATATTATCGGTAATATATTCCACGAGGTCATTCGCTATTTCCTCTCGCTTCGTACCTGTTGTGCCCTCCAATTGCTGCAATATGCGAGCAACGTAAGCCGCCTTGATCTTGTCTCCCCCTAAGTAATTCTGATAGTTAAATAGTCCTTTATACTCACCATAAAGGCTACCTACGTCCTTACTACCAATACCCCGTTGACTACCTCCGTTACCTTGTACTCTATCCATAATTAAACTATAAATTAAATAAGCAAAAAGTCAACTTTATTTAATTTTAACATTAAATTAATTAATAAAATATTAAGACTAAGTTAAGGAAGTTCAAAAAATGGCCGATTTGTATTTTGGTACAATTTTTGCTATACTGGGAATAGAGAGAAATACATTTATGGATTGGTTATACACAAGCACCCGAGAAGTTCTTAATAATAAGGACGCTGATTTTATCAAAAAGGTATTAGGTGTTTCTGGAAATAATGCTCAGGCGTTTGATGAGCTTTTTTTAGACATCGAGACCAAAAACATGCTCTTGGACAATAAAGAGCTCTACGATGCGATTCTGCAATCGAAAGGTTATCTGGATATCTCCCCTGCCCTTTATTTTTATATACTCGTGCGCAGAATGTTACTCGAATGCGCGATCGATAATCGTGAGGTGGCAGACTATGTTAGTGGTATGTTAACAAAAGCCGTCCTTGTGGAAGAAGCTTTTAAGCAGGACATCACTGAAGGCAAAACGTATTACTATGTAACGGATTGCCTTAAAAAGATAGACC
This region of Verrucomicrobia bacterium CG1_02_43_26 genomic DNA includes:
- a CDS encoding phosphatidylserine decarboxylase, whose product is MSDHSIEYYNRYTKQIETEAVYGEPFLKFLYNNPIGRLCLKGFVRRHLPSNLYGKLMDSRLSKRKILPFIEKYKVDTTEFQKAPAEFTCFNDFFIRKLKPEARPINEDAHAIVFPADGRHYCIPDLSSYDGILVKGNVLPLVDLLGSLQLAETYLSGSMVISRLCPTDYHRFHFPITGHVSTPKLINGYLYSVNPIALRKNIHIFAQNKRFVTTIKVPSGKEIVMIEVGATCVGSVSHTYTPNTQCVKGAEKGFFSFGGSTVITVFPKGSIEFENDLLEQSAHKREVFAKMGDKMGSFLLKNTE
- a CDS encoding hydroxyglutarate oxidase (catalyzed the formation of 2-ketoglutarate from 2-hydroxyglutarate), giving the protein MKKFDVIVVGGGIVGLATALRLLQKNTSLKVLLLEKENGLAKHQTGNNSGVIHSGIYYKPGSLKAQNCKEGYDDLVHFARENDIAHEICGKVIVATREDEIPALEELHRRGDANGLTGINRINSEQIKEREPHVNGITGLWVPQTGIIDFKQTCQKYAEKIQYLGGQILLNTKVISILEDNDHVEVITDKGTYEGAYLISCAGLQSDRVAKMTEPDLPLRITPFRGEYYMLKPEKQYLVKNLIYPVPDPAFPFLGVHFTRMVRGGIEAGPNAVFAFKREGYTRTSFSLKDTYDALTWPGFLKVAAKYWKTGFGEFYRSFSKQAFVKALQRLIPEIQANDLVPGGAGVRAQACARDGKLLDDFSIHSQNRCIHVCNAPSPAATASLAIGSKIADTLIEKSSLKHHITN